The Siphonobacter curvatus genome includes a window with the following:
- a CDS encoding DUF4397 domain-containing protein, whose protein sequence is MKKIFIWAGLAGLLSLVGCTKADYLDIHASERPSLAAYVRFVNARASASPVHFWTFTNQVTTKPLATGEASAYLPTVYGNVQFNLTEGSGTSYKVSQQFGNSAAFTGSGGPNGPIPDYYHTVFAVRKNRSVGDSLILFYDNLATPPAGKAKLRFVNLSPDLGALSLTGGDVLLRDVPYGRAANSALSGETLSAYTLGPFVEVNAGTKTLNLSDAAGKPLLSAASVALQEGKIYTVFTQGSPLRLVSIVHN, encoded by the coding sequence ATGAAAAAAATCTTTATATGGGCAGGTCTGGCCGGGCTGCTTTCGCTCGTCGGCTGTACGAAAGCCGATTACCTGGATATTCATGCTTCCGAACGTCCCTCGCTGGCAGCTTATGTCCGTTTTGTAAATGCCCGTGCCTCGGCAAGCCCCGTCCATTTCTGGACTTTCACGAACCAAGTCACCACCAAACCACTCGCGACGGGAGAGGCTTCGGCTTACCTGCCCACGGTGTACGGCAATGTGCAGTTCAACCTGACCGAAGGATCAGGTACCAGTTATAAAGTTTCCCAGCAGTTTGGCAATAGTGCTGCGTTTACGGGTTCAGGTGGTCCGAATGGTCCGATTCCGGATTATTACCATACGGTTTTTGCTGTTCGTAAAAATCGAAGTGTCGGTGATTCGCTCATTCTCTTTTACGATAATCTGGCCACGCCGCCAGCGGGTAAAGCTAAACTACGCTTTGTCAATCTTTCACCCGATCTGGGGGCCCTTTCACTGACGGGAGGCGATGTCTTGCTGCGGGACGTACCTTATGGCCGGGCCGCCAACTCCGCCCTCTCCGGCGAAACCCTCAGTGCTTATACGTTAGGACCTTTCGTGGAAGTCAACGCGGGTACAAAAACCCTGAATCTGAGTGATGCAGCGGGCAAACCGTTACTCTCTGCGGCTTCCGTTGCTTTACAGGAAGGTAAAATCTATA
- a CDS encoding TonB-dependent receptor, protein MKHLFYLSLFLLVSVGLRAQQRILSGNVVSATENAPVSGASVYVKGTNTGTLTDTQGNFKLSISKGSTLVVSAIGFQSQEILLSNQNSLNVRLEAAANQLGEIEVVGSRNASRTRTDSPVAVDVIDLKPLKESAPQVSITQLLQYVSPSFHSVNGSNAGDAGSALNLSQLRGLGVDQVLVLVNGKRRHKSSNVNWGGLGNGATGYDLNSIPTGAIERVEILRDGAAAQYGSDAIAGVINLVLRKSTDELTATSTLSTRRRGDGATSRTSANYGFALGNRGGFFNATAEFATQGISLTPGRNDAGLYNGPIYGGGANTRAYDAIYTKEIDEALLAKRGIDRHFFDQRGGGSNKAKDALLFFNAAVPLKEEAEIYAFGGISHRNSQFTAVYRLPGWTERTNSFLYPDGFLPAMDNIITDKSLTLGIKGKIHNWNVDVSNVYGKNDFGNVITNSINASLGLKSPTSFDAGKYNASQNTASLDISRYFDRVLKGLNVAFGAQYRVETYQIIAGEEASYSKADLRTIYDLDTTTAGIPFLNNAGSVALNGLSPGSQIHAGFRPANEVNVNRSISAGYVDLEANLTTAWLLSGAFRVENFSDFGNVTTYKVATRYKFADWLNIRGSYNTGFRAPDLAQFYYTETSTSFQQGRAIDQVTASNKSAATRALGFPSLTPEKSKGYTIGFTSQPVRKVELTADAYWVDVDNRVGNTGNFSATDTNLPLEVRNLFVQTGTTQAKFFYNSFSTRTKGLEFTGSYKTPFRGGQLTFLVGGNFVSNEVTKVNTPKGLEAYRYIIFNEGEKARVTSNIPSQKVTIQAFFHQGRFNYLLRTVYFGSVTTAAAQNATFPKPDYFFQKLNPIWVTDLSFGYRLTSAIQVTAGVNNLFDILGDYTQVPSLRNPTVVGIQNGSAGIQPFARLSAIF, encoded by the coding sequence ATGAAGCATTTGTTTTACCTGAGCTTATTCTTGCTGGTAAGTGTTGGGCTTCGGGCTCAGCAACGAATTTTGTCCGGTAATGTCGTTTCCGCGACCGAAAACGCTCCCGTTTCCGGAGCTTCAGTATACGTTAAAGGAACGAATACGGGGACCCTAACCGATACACAGGGGAATTTCAAACTTTCCATTAGTAAAGGTTCTACGCTAGTCGTTTCGGCCATTGGTTTTCAAAGTCAGGAAATTTTGCTGAGTAACCAAAACTCGTTGAACGTTCGCTTAGAAGCCGCTGCCAATCAGTTGGGTGAAATTGAGGTCGTCGGTTCGAGAAACGCCAGTCGTACCCGCACCGATTCCCCCGTTGCAGTGGACGTCATCGACCTCAAACCTTTAAAAGAATCGGCTCCGCAGGTGAGTATTACACAGTTGCTGCAATACGTATCGCCCTCTTTTCATTCCGTAAATGGCAGCAACGCCGGAGATGCGGGTTCAGCACTCAACCTGTCTCAATTACGAGGCCTGGGAGTCGATCAGGTACTGGTGCTGGTCAACGGCAAACGTCGTCATAAAAGCTCGAATGTCAACTGGGGCGGCCTTGGTAATGGGGCTACGGGCTATGATCTTAACTCCATTCCTACGGGGGCAATTGAACGGGTAGAAATCCTGCGGGACGGAGCGGCCGCCCAGTATGGATCGGATGCCATTGCCGGAGTGATCAACCTTGTGCTACGAAAAAGTACGGACGAGCTGACGGCCACCTCCACCCTCAGCACCCGCCGTCGCGGCGATGGAGCAACCAGTCGGACCAGTGCCAATTACGGTTTCGCGTTAGGCAACCGGGGTGGATTTTTCAACGCTACGGCCGAATTCGCCACGCAGGGTATTTCTCTGACTCCCGGACGGAATGACGCGGGTTTGTACAATGGTCCTATTTACGGTGGTGGAGCCAATACGCGAGCGTATGACGCAATTTACACGAAGGAAATTGATGAAGCCCTTCTGGCCAAACGCGGAATCGACCGTCATTTTTTCGACCAGCGGGGCGGTGGTTCCAATAAGGCGAAAGATGCATTGCTCTTTTTCAATGCGGCCGTACCCTTAAAAGAAGAAGCCGAAATCTATGCTTTTGGTGGAATCAGTCACCGGAACTCGCAGTTTACGGCCGTGTATCGCTTGCCCGGCTGGACGGAGCGTACCAACTCCTTTCTGTATCCCGACGGCTTTCTGCCCGCCATGGACAACATCATTACGGATAAATCCTTAACGCTAGGCATCAAAGGCAAAATTCATAACTGGAACGTGGATGTTTCGAACGTATACGGCAAAAACGATTTCGGCAACGTGATTACCAACTCCATTAATGCCAGTTTAGGTTTAAAAAGCCCTACAAGCTTTGATGCCGGAAAGTACAATGCGAGCCAGAATACGGCTAGTCTGGACATCAGTCGCTATTTTGACCGAGTATTGAAAGGATTGAACGTAGCCTTTGGGGCTCAGTACCGGGTGGAAACCTATCAGATTATCGCCGGGGAAGAGGCTTCTTACAGCAAGGCTGACTTACGAACCATTTACGACCTGGACACCACGACAGCGGGAATTCCGTTCCTGAACAATGCGGGCAGTGTAGCCTTAAACGGCCTCTCCCCTGGTTCTCAGATTCACGCGGGTTTTCGTCCGGCCAATGAAGTCAACGTCAACCGTTCCATTTCTGCCGGATACGTGGATTTGGAAGCTAACCTGACTACGGCCTGGCTGCTTTCGGGAGCATTCCGGGTGGAGAATTTCTCGGATTTTGGAAATGTGACGACTTACAAAGTAGCCACCCGTTACAAATTCGCCGACTGGCTGAATATTCGTGGATCGTATAATACCGGTTTTCGGGCTCCGGATTTAGCTCAGTTTTATTATACGGAAACCTCCACTAGTTTTCAACAGGGGCGGGCGATTGATCAGGTTACGGCTTCCAACAAAAGTGCCGCTACCCGGGCCCTGGGTTTCCCTAGCCTGACGCCCGAAAAATCGAAAGGCTATACCATCGGCTTTACTTCACAACCAGTACGAAAGGTAGAATTGACCGCCGATGCCTACTGGGTAGACGTTGACAATCGCGTGGGAAATACCGGAAACTTTTCCGCCACGGATACCAACTTACCTTTGGAAGTTCGAAACCTGTTTGTACAGACGGGTACGACTCAGGCGAAATTTTTCTATAACTCGTTTAGTACCCGAACCAAAGGCCTGGAGTTTACGGGCAGTTACAAAACGCCGTTTCGTGGCGGCCAGCTAACCTTTCTGGTGGGAGGAAACTTTGTATCAAACGAGGTGACGAAGGTGAATACGCCGAAAGGACTAGAAGCGTATCGCTACATCATTTTCAACGAAGGCGAAAAAGCCCGGGTCACTTCCAATATTCCAAGTCAGAAAGTAACCATTCAGGCGTTTTTTCACCAGGGTCGCTTCAACTACCTGCTGCGTACGGTGTATTTCGGCTCCGTCACGACGGCAGCGGCCCAGAATGCCACCTTCCCAAAACCTGATTATTTTTTCCAGAAATTGAATCCGATCTGGGTAACGGACCTGTCGTTTGGTTACCGCCTTACATCAGCCATTCAGGTTACGGCGGGGGTTAATAATCTCTTCGACATACTCGGCGATTACACCCAGGTTCCTAGTCTTCGAAACCCTACGGTGGTAGGCATTCAAAACGGTAGTGCGGGTATACAACCATTTGCCCGCCTCTCCGCCATCTTTTAA
- a CDS encoding cytochrome-c peroxidase, which yields MKALLLALGGLSLLVLNFSFTYTEEPLTKVGLGKKLFFDPILSEDRTISCASCHKPEFAFADTLSFSLGVHQRPGERNTPSAMNLAGRLQLFWDGRASSLEMQALEPIANPTEMNLPIAEAVSRLNGDKAYAKAFRKLYKTEVTAAQLGEVLAAYERTLETSNTPYDRYINGDDGAMSAAAVRGRNLFIGKANCANCHSGEDFTADRFKNIGLFDGKTLIDQGRFKIVKDSTYLGHFKVPGLRNVALTAPYMHNGMFKTLREVIQYYNHPDQFIKNGFNRDPSLNTPLNLSEAEMNDLEAFLHALTDDQFLTRNK from the coding sequence ATGAAAGCCCTATTGCTCGCACTAGGGGGGCTTTCGTTACTCGTGTTAAACTTCAGTTTTACGTATACGGAAGAACCCCTTACAAAAGTTGGACTGGGTAAAAAGCTCTTTTTTGACCCTATTCTTTCCGAAGATCGTACCATCAGCTGTGCTTCCTGTCACAAACCTGAATTTGCCTTTGCCGATACCTTGTCCTTCAGTCTAGGCGTCCATCAGCGACCCGGCGAACGGAATACGCCTTCGGCGATGAACTTGGCAGGTCGGTTGCAACTCTTTTGGGATGGGCGGGCATCGTCTTTAGAAATGCAGGCTCTGGAGCCGATCGCCAACCCAACTGAAATGAACTTGCCCATCGCCGAAGCCGTATCCCGCCTTAATGGCGACAAAGCTTACGCAAAGGCTTTTCGAAAACTCTATAAAACAGAGGTGACAGCGGCCCAGCTGGGGGAAGTACTGGCGGCTTACGAACGAACATTGGAAACCAGCAACACACCCTATGATCGCTATATCAACGGCGATGACGGAGCCATGTCTGCTGCCGCCGTTCGGGGTCGAAATCTGTTTATTGGGAAGGCTAACTGTGCTAACTGTCATTCTGGCGAAGATTTTACGGCCGATCGCTTTAAAAACATCGGACTCTTCGACGGCAAGACGCTTATTGATCAAGGCCGATTTAAAATTGTAAAGGATAGTACTTACCTCGGTCATTTCAAAGTACCGGGCCTACGCAACGTGGCGTTGACGGCTCCGTATATGCACAATGGTATGTTCAAAACCTTACGGGAAGTGATCCAGTACTACAATCACCCCGATCAATTTATTAAAAACGGTTTTAATCGAGATCCTTCACTCAATACACCCCTGAACCTAAGTGAAGCGGAGATGAACGATCTGGAAGCGTTTTTACACGCCTTAACAGACGATCAATTCCTAACCCGCAATAAGTAA